A genomic segment from Gracilimonas sediminicola encodes:
- a CDS encoding NYN domain-containing protein: protein MNTKERVGIYVDAVNVTMNGGYGLRYDTLRMFACRGGGIASRLNVYLCYDSDRLKEDHEYRQKTQRFCEVLRDFEYKVTEKPVQTYTNHETGEKISKSTIDMDMAVDMLVQADHLDKIVLLSSSGSYVSVVNAIQNKGCRVELVGFDNVSSSLKRAVDSSVSGYLIPGLLPIESPYEWGKNGSRVRGVCYDFSQDEGYGFLRFLTRKNDCLWITDSRDENSPYKTVFAHVSQFEEDFDTHYLPSRELIFEFDVTENDKGLIAENIVLVSAP, encoded by the coding sequence ATGAATACAAAAGAACGAGTCGGGATATATGTAGATGCCGTTAACGTAACAATGAATGGAGGGTACGGGCTTCGCTACGATACCCTGCGAATGTTTGCCTGCCGGGGCGGGGGAATTGCTTCACGACTGAATGTGTATCTTTGTTATGATTCAGATCGCCTCAAAGAAGACCATGAATATCGCCAGAAAACCCAGCGCTTTTGTGAGGTCCTTCGTGATTTCGAATACAAAGTGACCGAAAAACCGGTTCAAACCTACACCAATCACGAGACCGGCGAAAAGATCTCAAAATCCACCATTGATATGGATATGGCCGTGGATATGTTGGTTCAGGCCGATCACCTCGATAAAATTGTGTTACTCAGCAGCAGCGGGAGTTATGTAAGCGTGGTGAATGCCATTCAAAATAAAGGCTGCCGGGTGGAGTTGGTCGGTTTCGACAATGTTTCCTCATCCCTGAAACGAGCCGTGGACTCATCGGTATCCGGTTACCTGATTCCCGGATTATTGCCTATCGAATCTCCGTATGAGTGGGGGAAAAATGGGTCTCGTGTTCGCGGGGTTTGCTATGATTTTTCTCAAGATGAAGGCTATGGGTTCCTCCGCTTCCTAACCCGGAAAAATGATTGCCTCTGGATTACAGATTCCCGCGATGAAAACTCTCCCTATAAAACCGTCTTCGCTCATGTATCACAGTTCGAGGAGGACTTTGACACGCATTACCTCCCCAGCCGCGAACTCATTTTCGAGTTTGATGTAACTGAAAATGATAAGGGGTTGATAGCGGAAAATATCGTACTGGTAAGTGCTCCGTGA
- a CDS encoding lipopolysaccharide biosynthesis protein, with the protein MTKLKELFSDTLVYGISSVVARFIGYLLVPLHTGVFSEDQYGIISLIFAAIALFNVVFTMGMESAYIRYAKDRDKAKDIFKTVQLFLLVTSGVLAFIIWGAEPVVAPIIGLEPGDPILWIMLGILFFDTLAVVPFAELRLVRRSVLFAALKTGNVIVNLGLNFYLILGLDYGIEAVFISNLVASLLTALAIWVFTIPMFMGSWNTALLKKALLFGLPFIPAGFGHAINELVDRFFLKAMDQSTIDALYGADYSSDDIVGIYSACYKLAVFMLLIVQMFRMAWQPFFMRQSEEESAPHTFSQTFTLFNAAAASVFLIVALFAEQIVSIKVPILDFYLVDQKFWEGLTIVPILLLAYWFQGWYINFSAGIFISESTKRLPQITLIGAGITIIANLIMIPFFGMMGSALATLASYAVMALLIYYYSTNAFEVPYKLVRGFAVMGISVGLLYLKPSILSIGLSELVASFLLLLAGLLSIGFITYTAVFSDE; encoded by the coding sequence TTGACAAAACTTAAAGAACTCTTTTCCGACACGCTGGTTTACGGGATAAGCAGTGTGGTTGCCCGGTTTATCGGGTACCTGCTGGTTCCACTGCATACAGGTGTATTCAGTGAAGATCAGTACGGAATTATTAGCCTGATTTTTGCGGCCATTGCATTGTTCAATGTGGTTTTTACAATGGGGATGGAATCGGCCTACATTCGATACGCCAAAGACCGCGACAAAGCGAAGGATATTTTTAAAACGGTACAGCTTTTCCTGTTGGTAACCTCCGGGGTTTTAGCATTTATTATTTGGGGAGCCGAACCCGTTGTGGCCCCAATCATAGGACTGGAGCCCGGCGATCCTATTCTCTGGATTATGCTGGGCATTCTCTTTTTTGATACCCTGGCTGTCGTCCCTTTTGCTGAACTCCGGCTCGTTCGCCGATCGGTATTGTTTGCTGCACTAAAAACAGGTAATGTAATCGTGAACCTCGGGCTGAACTTTTATCTCATCCTGGGACTGGATTATGGCATCGAGGCTGTATTTATCAGTAACCTAGTGGCCTCGCTTCTAACCGCATTGGCAATTTGGGTGTTTACCATTCCTATGTTCATGGGAAGCTGGAATACCGCTTTACTTAAAAAAGCCTTGCTGTTTGGGCTTCCTTTTATCCCGGCTGGTTTCGGGCATGCCATTAATGAACTGGTTGACCGTTTTTTCCTGAAAGCCATGGACCAATCTACCATAGACGCTTTATACGGTGCCGATTACAGCTCTGATGATATTGTGGGGATTTACAGTGCCTGTTACAAGCTGGCGGTTTTCATGCTTTTGATTGTACAGATGTTCAGGATGGCCTGGCAGCCGTTTTTTATGCGGCAGTCGGAAGAAGAGTCTGCCCCTCATACTTTCTCCCAAACCTTCACCTTATTTAATGCGGCAGCCGCTTCCGTTTTCCTGATTGTGGCCTTGTTTGCTGAACAGATTGTATCCATTAAAGTACCCATTCTGGATTTTTACCTGGTGGACCAGAAGTTCTGGGAGGGGCTTACCATTGTCCCGATCCTGCTTTTGGCTTACTGGTTTCAGGGGTGGTACATCAATTTTTCGGCGGGAATTTTTATTAGTGAATCCACCAAACGCCTTCCACAGATCACCCTGATCGGTGCCGGAATAACCATTATCGCCAATCTTATTATGATTCCCTTCTTCGGCATGATGGGCTCGGCCCTGGCTACCCTTGCAAGCTATGCCGTTATGGCGTTGCTGATTTATTACTACTCAACCAATGCCTTTGAAGTGCCCTATAAATTGGTGCGCGGTTTTGCCGTGATGGGCATCTCTGTCGGCTTACTTTACCTGAAACCAAGCATTCTTTCAATCGGGCTTTCAGAACTTGTAGCTTCTTTTCTGTTACTTCTTGCCGGGTTACTAAGCATTGGGTTTATCACTTACACCGCTGTTTTTTCGGACGAATAG
- the aroQ gene encoding type II 3-dehydroquinate dehydratase, producing the protein MKILIINGPNLNLLGKRNPGIYGAKSLKDLEYFLIDEFPKHNLDFFQSNIEGELIDQVQQAMESELHGIVINPGGYSHTSVALRDALEPLDIPKVEVHISNIHAREEFREKSITGGVMDGIITGFGKYSYVLGIQALEKMTE; encoded by the coding sequence ATGAAAATCCTGATTATAAACGGCCCCAACCTGAACTTGCTCGGAAAGCGGAATCCCGGTATCTACGGAGCGAAAAGCTTGAAAGACCTGGAATACTTTCTGATTGATGAATTTCCAAAACACAACCTGGATTTTTTCCAGAGTAATATTGAAGGAGAACTGATTGATCAGGTTCAGCAAGCTATGGAAAGCGAGCTGCATGGAATCGTGATCAATCCCGGTGGATATTCTCACACCTCCGTTGCCCTGCGTGATGCACTGGAACCGCTGGATATTCCCAAAGTAGAAGTTCATATATCCAACATTCATGCCCGCGAAGAATTTCGGGAGAAGTCTATAACCGGGGGCGTAATGGATGGCATTATCACAGGATTTGGAAAGTACAGCTACGTGCTTGGCATTCAGGCTTTAGAGAAAATGACTGAATGA
- a CDS encoding HIT family protein translates to MPSIFTKIIEGDIPSYKIAEDDKHYAFLDINPSAEGHTLCIPKKEVDYIFDLEPSDLSELNLFAQKVARGIDEALQPIRTGIIVEGMEVPHAHIHLIPIYKETQRFSLGMQVGISQDRMMELAKIISKKITL, encoded by the coding sequence ATGCCAAGCATTTTCACCAAAATTATTGAAGGAGACATTCCAAGTTATAAAATAGCAGAGGATGACAAGCATTATGCTTTTCTGGACATCAATCCTTCTGCAGAAGGCCATACTTTGTGTATTCCTAAAAAAGAAGTGGACTATATTTTTGATCTGGAACCTTCGGACCTCTCGGAATTGAACCTCTTTGCCCAAAAAGTAGCCAGGGGAATTGATGAGGCTCTCCAGCCCATCCGAACTGGAATTATCGTGGAAGGCATGGAGGTGCCGCATGCTCACATCCACCTGATTCCCATTTATAAAGAAACGCAGCGATTTAGCCTGGGCATGCAAGTTGGGATAAGCCAGGACCGAATGATGGAGCTTGCTAAAATCATCAGCAAAAAGATTACATTATGA
- a CDS encoding thioredoxin family protein, with product MKDGNLTEDTIQKTEILMNSARRFVFAVILGFGLMWPAASKAQQQDLTGPVTKEEILANDRIYKIYIDRYEPDREAVEYLSAYRDSVQLRVFVGSWCRESRKYIPGLMKTLEVVGSDNIDIQYIAVDHQKKLPKSFLNKFDIKYIPSVLVLKGTTEVGRIEEKPHRLIETDLVQILDAGNEKKE from the coding sequence ATGAAAGATGGTAATTTGACTGAAGATACTATCCAAAAAACAGAAATCCTTATGAACTCTGCAAGGAGGTTTGTATTTGCTGTAATCCTTGGCTTCGGGTTGATGTGGCCCGCTGCCTCAAAAGCACAGCAGCAAGATTTAACAGGTCCGGTTACAAAAGAAGAAATTCTGGCGAACGACCGAATCTATAAAATATATATCGACCGGTATGAACCGGACCGGGAGGCGGTTGAGTATCTTTCAGCTTACCGCGATTCGGTGCAATTGAGGGTATTTGTGGGGAGCTGGTGCCGTGAATCCAGGAAATACATCCCCGGACTTATGAAAACACTGGAAGTTGTGGGGAGTGATAACATCGATATTCAATACATTGCAGTGGACCATCAAAAAAAACTTCCCAAATCATTTTTAAATAAGTTTGATATCAAATATATTCCCAGCGTGTTGGTTTTAAAAGGCACTACGGAGGTAGGACGAATAGAAGAAAAACCACACCGACTGATCGAAACTGATTTGGTTCAGATTCTGGATGCAGGCAATGAAAAAAAGGAGTAG
- a CDS encoding phospholipase D-like domain-containing protein: MKKLPVLIATFTLMFSTLSAYAQSEEWIQVYFNMPADHSVAAGNNLSNSNQDLIGTLEQLIDSASTSIDFCIYDFEHPRIAHALVRAKNRGVRIRVVTDDHNRTDGGDYDLEIWTILATGGILSMDDDGDIYNPNGTIIDNDLVNDGSDMHNKFAVIDYLSPSPDDDYVWTGSTNMTFTGAYNTNHTLIIKDTEVAKAYTEEFEQMWGDSDETPEANRAVFHKDKRNVSQNVFDVGGTRVEVYFAPVNRDRSKPSVSERLVSLIRDEAQLDINFQAFAITPDIPISRQMWEQSSTGEVLLRGAIDRSFYSRYQSAGEIWGIDSARMNNRMILPANELRKLHHKVILIDAEHPDSADVGVTVAGSYNFSMNAEMNNDENTVIIFSDKITNQFYQDFMGVMKRAKEEAFPPAPPLETDRWYEVFSITDGSRFEIEIAPGFGYGVRFLGVDVPTIYAGQDSAEFYSGAAADYLHNLLEGRKVRLKGFDGGKPEARYNAFQAYVEMQYDDGPVSLNKMLLEKGFGTTSVYYRQNEDSVSAFKRYQESARTKDEGLWKHPKKIGSKTLRADEVDTGSPTNVMYPININTADEATLQLLPGIGPAYSKRIVQYRLENGSFKSVDEITNIRGIGPKTLQKLRPIITLE; encoded by the coding sequence ATGAAAAAACTGCCCGTTCTGATTGCAACCTTTACGTTGATGTTTTCAACCCTCTCGGCCTATGCCCAGAGTGAGGAATGGATTCAGGTGTACTTTAATATGCCCGCCGATCACTCCGTTGCTGCCGGCAACAACCTCAGCAACAGTAACCAAGACCTGATCGGAACCCTTGAGCAACTTATCGATTCAGCCTCAACCAGCATCGACTTCTGCATTTATGATTTTGAACATCCGCGCATTGCTCATGCCCTGGTTCGAGCCAAAAACCGCGGAGTTCGCATCCGCGTGGTTACCGACGATCACAACCGAACCGATGGCGGTGATTACGACCTTGAAATCTGGACCATTCTTGCTACCGGCGGCATCCTTTCGATGGATGATGACGGCGATATCTATAACCCCAACGGAACCATTATCGACAATGACTTGGTGAATGACGGGTCTGACATGCATAATAAGTTTGCCGTTATTGATTACCTGAGTCCTTCCCCGGATGATGATTACGTATGGACAGGTTCAACCAACATGACTTTCACCGGGGCGTACAACACTAATCATACCCTTATTATAAAAGATACGGAGGTGGCTAAAGCCTACACCGAAGAGTTTGAACAAATGTGGGGTGATTCCGATGAAACCCCGGAGGCCAACCGGGCCGTATTTCATAAAGACAAAAGAAATGTAAGTCAGAATGTTTTTGATGTAGGCGGAACTCGGGTTGAAGTATATTTTGCTCCGGTGAACCGGGATCGCTCTAAGCCCAGTGTAAGCGAACGTCTGGTTTCCCTGATTCGGGATGAAGCCCAGCTCGACATTAACTTTCAGGCTTTCGCCATCACCCCGGACATTCCCATCAGCCGCCAAATGTGGGAGCAGTCATCCACCGGAGAGGTCCTGCTTCGCGGAGCCATAGACCGCAGCTTTTACAGCCGGTATCAAAGTGCCGGCGAGATATGGGGAATTGATTCCGCCCGCATGAACAACCGGATGATTTTACCGGCCAACGAGCTCCGAAAACTTCACCATAAAGTCATTCTGATCGATGCTGAACACCCCGATTCTGCCGACGTCGGTGTTACTGTTGCCGGCTCCTACAATTTTTCCATGAATGCAGAAATGAATAATGATGAAAATACCGTGATTATTTTTTCTGATAAAATCACCAATCAGTTTTACCAGGATTTTATGGGCGTGATGAAGCGAGCCAAAGAGGAGGCTTTCCCTCCGGCCCCTCCTCTGGAAACCGACCGTTGGTATGAAGTCTTTTCCATTACCGATGGCAGTCGTTTTGAAATTGAGATAGCTCCCGGTTTTGGTTACGGTGTTCGCTTTCTTGGTGTGGATGTACCAACCATCTATGCAGGGCAGGATTCGGCAGAGTTTTATTCCGGGGCAGCAGCCGATTACCTGCACAATCTGCTGGAAGGGCGGAAGGTGCGGCTTAAAGGGTTTGATGGAGGAAAACCCGAAGCCAGATATAATGCTTTTCAGGCCTATGTAGAAATGCAATACGATGATGGGCCGGTCAGTTTGAATAAAATGCTTCTGGAAAAAGGGTTCGGAACAACCTCGGTGTACTATCGCCAAAATGAAGACTCTGTTTCCGCTTTTAAACGCTACCAGGAATCAGCCCGGACTAAAGATGAAGGCCTTTGGAAACATCCTAAAAAAATAGGATCGAAAACGTTGCGAGCCGATGAAGTTGATACCGGAAGCCCGACCAATGTGATGTATCCCATCAATATTAACACAGCTGATGAAGCAACCCTGCAGCTGCTGCCCGGCATCGGACCGGCTTATTCAAAACGCATCGTTCAGTACCGGTTGGAGAATGGAAGTTTTAAAAGTGTGGATGAGATTACAAACATTCGGGGCATCGGCCCCAAAACACTGCAGAAGCTACGGCCTATTATTACGCTGGAATAG
- a CDS encoding FtsB family cell division protein yields MNLQFLNPLRWKKSFLALLLTAFVVAWFAFIDSYSLKTRWDLYTEKQELKERTAELNERSEELKTKIENLDKDPALLEKIAREEYGMRKPGETVYKVKREK; encoded by the coding sequence ATGAACCTACAATTTTTAAATCCATTACGCTGGAAAAAGTCCTTTCTCGCACTTTTGCTGACAGCGTTTGTAGTGGCTTGGTTTGCTTTTATTGATTCATACAGCCTGAAGACAAGGTGGGATTTATATACTGAAAAGCAAGAGCTAAAAGAACGAACGGCTGAACTGAACGAGCGATCTGAAGAGCTTAAAACCAAAATAGAAAATTTGGATAAAGATCCTGCCCTCCTCGAAAAAATTGCCCGGGAAGAATATGGGATGAGAAAGCCCGGAGAAACTGTCTATAAAGTGAAACGTGAGAAATAG
- a CDS encoding ROK family protein: MKAIGVDLGGTNIKAAVVDNEKGIVEQVTTPTQAKLGKDHILNRIAETIGDLKKKYEIIGIGMGLPGMVSKDQTTVKYPPNLPGWTVVNAAEEITQRTGIVCRIENDANIAAIGSLHFGVGRNFDSFIMITLGTGVGGGIIIDRNIYKGTQGMAGELGHVIIDYHGPLSNSVTRGTVEAYLGQRFLSRFATDLITQNPSNELYEKFSNDFEKLEPIDLTNAAKEGNKLAIEILAKSGQRLGYAIINYVHMMDIRKIVVSGGVSKAGDFLFEPARDIVRKHMMEPFKEGFELVYEDLGNDSALLGAAGLAFDSFS, from the coding sequence ATGAAAGCCATTGGTGTTGATCTGGGTGGTACCAACATTAAAGCCGCCGTTGTTGATAATGAAAAAGGAATTGTAGAACAAGTAACAACCCCCACGCAGGCAAAACTCGGAAAAGATCATATCCTGAACCGTATTGCAGAAACCATTGGGGACCTGAAAAAAAAGTATGAGATTATCGGGATTGGAATGGGTTTGCCCGGAATGGTTTCAAAAGATCAAACCACGGTTAAGTACCCACCGAATTTACCCGGATGGACAGTCGTAAATGCCGCTGAGGAAATCACACAGAGAACAGGCATTGTCTGCAGAATAGAGAACGATGCCAACATAGCTGCCATTGGTTCTTTACACTTTGGCGTTGGCAGAAACTTCGACAGCTTTATCATGATCACCCTCGGAACGGGGGTAGGCGGTGGAATTATCATCGACCGGAATATTTATAAAGGCACGCAAGGAATGGCCGGAGAACTTGGCCATGTAATTATCGATTATCATGGTCCGCTTTCCAACAGCGTTACCCGTGGCACGGTTGAAGCCTATCTTGGTCAGCGGTTTTTAAGCCGGTTTGCAACCGATTTGATCACTCAGAATCCTTCTAATGAGCTGTATGAAAAATTCTCCAACGATTTTGAAAAACTGGAACCGATAGACCTGACTAATGCCGCAAAAGAAGGCAATAAATTGGCGATAGAGATATTAGCCAAAAGTGGTCAGCGGCTGGGGTATGCCATCATCAACTACGTACATATGATGGACATTCGCAAAATCGTGGTGAGTGGCGGCGTATCCAAAGCAGGTGATTTTTTGTTTGAGCCTGCAAGAGACATTGTACGAAAACACATGATGGAGCCGTTCAAAGAAGGATTTGAGCTGGTTTATGAAGACCTTGGTAACGATAGTGCGTTACTTGGAGCTGCAGGGCTGGCTTTCGACTCTTTTTCCTAA
- a CDS encoding putative LPS assembly protein LptD, translating to MLTVIKTLMGKYATGICLFFLMTAPLLAQQTDTTSKATDTSQVQPASTAPGGSGPVPDDAVQFQSSDSLIIDFSKGKKAFLFGSAKVKHTSGELNAGEINMDIENSTVEATTETPEDTLSRPVLIRDEDEIKSTRILFNYKTKKGKFEAAQVQVSEGHLIGSKIKNVSESEVFIEDGIYSTCPPEYLYYYIKAKKMKVVDQDELFFSNARLYILDIPYPLIFPFGYVPTDIEKKRSGLLTPTYAFQNQNNRGLGLQNVGWFQYFNDYLTGQVDGDIYTSGTFYLNGRMQYRKTNWYNGSLDIGYSKDRGLEPTDPDFEQRVQKSIGIQHNQTISPYASVSANVNLRTEDYLRRNSYDINDRAETNSRSTMAYNYKHPENLFTFSTNAQLNQNFSNYSTQLSGPSANFRFQTFSPFQNSSSGSGQQRWYETININYDNTLRSRFNYNPIDADSADVTFFEALTDRDLYEEATGNQNYIQAGFQQSASIQIGQLVPSQFLNISAGISGNEYWYPSSIRKSYNADSNRVETDKMYGFEAARDFSTNLNFSTTVYGISNMRIGNLQGFRHTARPRIGFSYRPDFSAERWGYYRTVQTDSLGNTQKYSIFEDEIFSGPGRGEQRSINFSLGNVFETKIVKRDSTGEVTEKNLRFIDNLSLSTSYNFAADSLNLSPLSTSISSNAISGLNLSANASFSFYQTDSLGREIDRYYIEDGDKLAQLQSFSLSASTSFRGGNGVEVYTPEYRRRYDPYNQSIFNPVDSRFGLEPVPDFRSPWSVSLNFSYSWNYRFNQSPRKRATIRASSISFNLTPKWKFNTNVGYDFIAKEFTPSQFSLTRNLECWNLSFQINPFGEFQYYFFRLSVNSSQIQSLFQKLPVLKNLERSSSPTGAGYGR from the coding sequence ATGCTTACCGTCATTAAGACACTTATGGGCAAATACGCAACGGGTATTTGCCTGTTTTTTTTGATGACAGCTCCTCTGCTTGCTCAGCAGACAGATACGACATCTAAGGCTACAGATACCTCGCAGGTACAGCCGGCTTCCACAGCTCCCGGGGGAAGTGGCCCCGTTCCTGATGATGCCGTGCAGTTTCAATCGTCCGATTCTCTCATCATCGATTTTTCTAAAGGCAAGAAAGCTTTTTTGTTCGGGTCAGCTAAAGTAAAGCATACATCCGGGGAGCTGAATGCCGGCGAGATTAATATGGATATCGAAAACTCTACCGTAGAGGCAACCACGGAAACTCCGGAAGATACGCTTTCCCGCCCGGTATTAATCCGCGACGAAGATGAAATCAAAAGCACGCGCATTCTTTTTAACTACAAAACCAAGAAAGGGAAATTTGAAGCGGCGCAGGTGCAGGTTTCAGAGGGGCACTTAATAGGCTCCAAAATAAAAAATGTAAGTGAGAGTGAGGTTTTTATAGAAGACGGGATATACTCAACCTGCCCGCCCGAATATCTCTACTACTACATCAAAGCCAAAAAGATGAAAGTGGTAGATCAGGATGAGCTGTTTTTTAGCAATGCCCGGCTGTATATACTGGATATTCCCTATCCACTGATTTTTCCATTTGGCTACGTGCCTACAGATATTGAAAAGAAGCGGTCGGGATTGTTAACGCCAACCTATGCATTCCAGAATCAGAACAACCGCGGATTGGGACTTCAGAATGTGGGGTGGTTTCAGTATTTCAATGATTACCTGACCGGACAAGTGGATGGGGATATTTATACCTCAGGCACTTTTTATCTGAATGGGCGGATGCAGTACCGGAAAACCAACTGGTACAATGGCTCGTTAGATATCGGGTATTCAAAAGACCGGGGGCTGGAACCTACGGACCCTGATTTTGAACAACGGGTGCAAAAATCGATTGGCATTCAGCATAACCAAACAATTTCCCCGTATGCGTCGGTATCTGCAAACGTAAACCTTCGGACAGAAGACTATCTGAGAAGAAATTCTTATGACATTAATGACCGTGCCGAGACGAACTCCCGGTCCACAATGGCGTACAATTACAAGCATCCGGAGAACCTGTTTACCTTCAGCACTAACGCTCAGCTGAACCAAAACTTTAGCAATTACTCAACACAGTTAAGCGGTCCATCTGCCAATTTCAGGTTTCAAACATTTTCTCCTTTTCAAAACAGTTCATCCGGCAGCGGTCAGCAGCGATGGTATGAAACCATAAACATAAATTACGACAACACACTCCGATCACGGTTCAATTATAATCCTATTGACGCCGATAGTGCCGATGTTACATTTTTTGAAGCGCTGACCGACCGGGACTTGTACGAAGAGGCAACCGGCAATCAAAATTATATTCAAGCAGGGTTCCAGCAGTCGGCAAGCATACAAATCGGGCAACTCGTGCCCAGCCAGTTTTTAAATATATCTGCCGGCATAAGCGGAAATGAATACTGGTACCCTTCTTCCATCCGGAAATCATACAATGCTGATTCCAACCGGGTGGAAACGGATAAAATGTATGGTTTTGAAGCGGCCCGCGATTTCAGCACCAACCTGAATTTCAGCACTACGGTATATGGAATTTCCAACATGCGGATCGGGAACCTGCAGGGATTCAGACATACCGCACGACCAAGGATTGGTTTTAGCTACCGGCCCGATTTTAGTGCGGAAAGATGGGGTTATTACCGAACAGTACAGACCGATAGCCTGGGGAATACACAAAAGTATTCCATTTTTGAAGATGAAATTTTTTCCGGACCGGGCAGAGGAGAGCAGCGATCCATTAACTTCTCGCTCGGAAATGTATTTGAAACGAAAATCGTAAAACGTGACAGCACCGGAGAGGTCACCGAGAAGAATCTGCGCTTTATTGATAACCTATCACTAAGCACTTCCTATAACTTTGCGGCCGACAGTTTGAACCTGAGTCCGCTCAGTACATCCATCAGCTCGAATGCTATTTCGGGACTGAACCTGAGCGCGAACGCCAGCTTTTCATTTTATCAGACAGATTCTTTGGGCCGCGAAATAGACCGGTACTACATTGAAGACGGTGACAAACTTGCTCAGCTTCAGTCGTTTTCACTGAGTGCGAGTACCTCTTTTCGGGGAGGGAACGGGGTTGAAGTTTACACTCCGGAATATCGCCGCCGCTATGATCCTTATAACCAATCCATCTTCAACCCGGTCGATTCCCGGTTTGGGTTAGAGCCGGTTCCGGATTTCAGGTCGCCATGGAGTGTATCACTGAATTTCAGTTACAGCTGGAATTATCGTTTTAATCAAAGCCCCCGAAAAAGGGCAACCATACGTGCCAGCAGCATTTCGTTCAACTTAACGCCGAAATGGAAATTCAATACCAATGTGGGGTATGACTTTATAGCGAAGGAATTTACTCCGTCTCAGTTTTCTTTAACCCGAAACCTGGAGTGCTGGAACCTGTCCTTTCAGATCAATCCGTTTGGAGAATTTCAATACTACTTCTTCCGGTTGAGTGTAAACAGTTCGCAGATACAGAGCCTGTTCCAGAAGCTTCCGGTACTCAAGAATTTGGAAAGAAGTTCGAGCCCTACGGGCGCGGGATATGGACGTTAA
- a CDS encoding riboflavin synthase produces the protein MFTGIVQEVGKVAAVKSLNGGGRELKIACSFAGSCHEDESIAVNGVCLTVTAFDEDTFTVQAVEETLRKTSTGELGKGSPVNLERSLTLQKGIEGHLVQGHVDTTGTITEIEKEETGWLITVEYPDEFTDMIVGRGSITMEGISLTVARESDNKFTVAIIPYTWEHTNLKEKSAGDSVNLEFDVIGKYVVKYLAKIGRDSL, from the coding sequence ATGTTTACCGGAATCGTACAAGAAGTTGGAAAAGTTGCTGCCGTCAAATCCCTGAACGGCGGTGGCAGAGAATTGAAAATTGCATGCTCTTTTGCGGGCAGCTGCCATGAGGATGAAAGTATCGCTGTGAATGGAGTCTGCCTCACGGTCACTGCTTTTGATGAGGATACCTTCACCGTTCAGGCCGTGGAAGAAACCCTGCGAAAAACTTCTACCGGTGAGCTGGGAAAAGGCAGCCCGGTAAATTTGGAACGATCACTTACACTTCAAAAAGGCATCGAAGGGCATTTGGTGCAGGGACATGTAGATACCACCGGCACCATCACCGAAATCGAGAAAGAAGAAACCGGCTGGCTGATTACTGTAGAATACCCCGATGAGTTCACCGACATGATTGTGGGGCGTGGCAGCATCACCATGGAGGGCATCAGCCTCACCGTTGCCCGTGAATCGGATAACAAGTTCACCGTTGCCATTATCCCTTACACCTGGGAACACACCAACCTTAAAGAAAAATCTGCAGGCGATTCTGTTAACCTCGAGTTTGACGTGATTGGGAAATACGTGGTAAAATACCTGGCTAAAATAGGCCGGGATTCTCTTTAA